The stretch of DNA CACGATTTCGAGTAGCGAAGTAACCCGAATTTACGGGCAAATTTAGCGACCAATTTTTTTTTCGTAACGAGGCAACCTGGCAAAGCCGCCGACGGGTTTTGGATTAGAAAGCAAGAAGTGGATTGAAAAGAGACGTGGAGATTAGCGCTAACTGACTCGTTTCAATTCGGCTGTTAGGATGAGAAATCGGGACAATTTTATCGGCTAAGCAGCCGGCAGATTGACGAGTGAGGTGAGTAATTCGGCCCGGGTCAAGGTGGCGGTACCTACTTTTCCTACGACTATGCCCGCCGCGTGGTTGGCAAGGACGGCGGCTTCGAGCAGGGTGGCGCCAGCCGCCAGCGCTAACGTCAAGGTGGCGATGACGGTGTCACCTGCGCCGGTGACGTCATAAACCTCGCGAGCGACGGTGGGAATGTGGAAAAGCGACTCGTCTTCGGCCAATAAACTCATGCCGTGTTCGCCGCGCGTAATCAGCACATTTTTGCAACCTAACTGGTGGCGGATACTGGCGGCGGCAGTGCGCGCTGAAGCCTCGTCGGTGATTTCCAGATTGGCGGCGCGTTCGGCTTCGTGTTGGTTGGGCGTGATGACGTCCACGCCGCGATAGTGCTGGAAGTTTTTGAGCTTGGGATCGAGGCAAACCGGTTTCTGCAACGTTTGGCTGCGCTCGATCACCTGCTGCAACAGAAGCGGCGTCAACAGCCCTTTATCGTAATCCGAGATGATCACGGCGTTGGTCTTTGCCACAGCTCGTTCAAACACCGTTGCGATCTGCGCTTCGTTCTTTGGGTGAATGGGAGTGCGGTCTTCGCGATCGGTCCGAAGCATT from Acidobacteriota bacterium encodes:
- the rfaE1 gene encoding D-glycero-beta-D-manno-heptose-7-phosphate kinase translates to MNQARAQQILQHFNRQTIVVLGDLMLDEFIWGEVRRISPEAPVPVVEVKRESWHLGGAGNVVSNLLALGAQAIPIGLIGDDTAGARLREAFEASHADTSGLVVDAARPTTLKTRIVAHSQQMLRTDREDRTPIHPKNEAQIATVFERAVAKTNAVIISDYDKGLLTPLLLQQVIERSQTLQKPVCLDPKLKNFQHYRGVDVITPNQHEAERAANLEITDEASARTAAASIRHQLGCKNVLITRGEHGMSLLAEDESLFHIPTVAREVYDVTGAGDTVIATLTLALAAGATLLEAAVLANHAAGIVVGKVGTATLTRAELLTSLVNLPAA